A genomic segment from Psychrobacter arcticus 273-4 encodes:
- a CDS encoding DUF411 domain-containing protein, translating to MRRYAHVFSNGHHWLSGRVLLLMVISALPLTLAACSQSNTSVSDSQPVKAELAAVQNIQVQNEKSAPDSAPVINQSTSLKSELLKNVSATVYKDANCGCCKEWVGYAEDNGLSATAHDVADLSLFKERYGVPQQMRSCHTTVTTDGFVFEGHVPAKHMAQFLATPPAQAIGLAVPSMPVGSPGMEYQGKFMPYKVMQLNKDGTTEVYAAIDSPQQQL from the coding sequence ATGAGACGTTACGCACACGTGTTTTCTAATGGACATCACTGGTTATCCGGTCGTGTCCTTTTATTGATGGTGATATCAGCACTACCCCTTACACTAGCCGCTTGTAGCCAATCTAATACCAGTGTCTCTGATTCACAACCAGTAAAGGCTGAGCTTGCTGCTGTCCAGAATATACAAGTACAAAACGAAAAATCAGCTCCGGACAGTGCCCCTGTAATCAACCAGTCAACATCACTTAAATCAGAGTTACTCAAAAACGTCTCAGCGACGGTCTATAAAGATGCCAACTGTGGCTGCTGCAAAGAGTGGGTAGGCTATGCAGAAGATAATGGATTAAGCGCAACCGCACACGATGTTGCAGATTTATCCTTATTCAAGGAGCGTTACGGCGTACCACAGCAAATGCGCTCTTGTCATACTACCGTGACTACTGACGGTTTTGTTTTTGAAGGACATGTCCCCGCTAAGCACATGGCACAGTTCTTAGCAACGCCTCCTGCACAAGCTATTGGACTTGCCGTACCGAGCATGCCTGTTGGCAGCCCCGGTATGGAGTATCAAGGTAAATTCATGCCTTATAAGGTAATGCAGCTTAACAAAGACGGTACCACAGAAGTTTATGCCGCTATTGATTCCCCTCAGCAGCAACTATAA
- a CDS encoding c-type cytochrome produces the protein MKFLLGMLFTVFLAIVGVFAVASSGVVNVGAYQEHSPMMYSFLETVRNRSIENASKDIVVPDLEKVDMISSGGADYNDMCAGCHLSPGVDNTDFSESLYPKPPNFTKADIVKRYQTEAGAKQSFWVIKHGIMASGMPAWGASHDDDRMWAMVAFIRSLPELDEAQYTILTTRIDDDMMDMSFDGDMNMSDGGMGMGMGMGMDMSDDGSGMQH, from the coding sequence ATGAAATTTTTATTGGGTATGCTCTTTACTGTATTTTTGGCAATCGTTGGCGTATTTGCGGTTGCCAGCAGTGGTGTTGTCAATGTGGGTGCATACCAAGAGCATAGCCCAATGATGTATAGCTTTTTAGAGACCGTGCGCAATCGATCTATAGAAAATGCCAGTAAAGATATTGTGGTACCAGACTTAGAAAAGGTTGACATGATCAGCTCTGGTGGCGCGGACTATAATGATATGTGTGCAGGCTGTCACTTGTCTCCGGGAGTGGACAACACTGATTTTAGCGAAAGCTTATATCCAAAGCCGCCTAACTTTACCAAGGCTGATATCGTCAAACGTTATCAAACTGAGGCTGGTGCAAAGCAAAGCTTTTGGGTGATTAAACACGGGATTATGGCATCGGGAATGCCTGCATGGGGCGCCTCTCATGATGACGATAGAATGTGGGCAATGGTCGCTTTTATCAGATCGTTACCTGAATTAGATGAAGCTCAGTACACGATACTAACCACTAGGATAGATGACGATATGATGGACATGTCATTTGATGGTGATATGAATATGTCGGATGGTGGTATGGGTATGGGTATGGGTATGGGTATGGATATGTCGGATGATGGCTCTGGAATGCAGCATTAA
- a CDS encoding heavy metal response regulator transcription factor, whose protein sequence is MKVLLVEDEQKLGEYIKKGLTETGFIVDHHMTGLDGYHALMTEEFSVVLMDVMLPDVSGFELVQRYRAAGKHTPVLFLTAKDDLSDRIKGIEIGGDDYLTKPFAFAELIVRIKNLLRRANQSDYKSTVIHIADLKMDIAKRTVYRGETPIKLTAKEFTLLQLFLERQGEVLPRTVIASQVWDINFDSDTNIIDVAIRRLRIKIDDGFDIKLIHTVRGMGYRLENSSMGDDGINKDDLI, encoded by the coding sequence ATGAAGGTGCTGTTAGTAGAAGACGAACAAAAACTTGGAGAATATATAAAAAAAGGCTTAACTGAGACCGGCTTTATCGTGGATCATCACATGACTGGTTTAGATGGTTATCATGCATTAATGACTGAAGAATTTAGTGTGGTGCTGATGGATGTGATGCTACCTGACGTCAGTGGCTTTGAGCTGGTACAGCGCTACCGTGCCGCTGGGAAGCATACGCCTGTTTTGTTTTTAACAGCTAAAGATGATTTAAGCGATCGGATTAAAGGTATTGAAATTGGTGGCGATGATTATCTAACCAAGCCTTTTGCTTTTGCTGAGCTGATTGTCAGAATAAAAAACCTGTTACGCCGTGCCAATCAATCGGACTATAAAAGCACGGTCATACATATAGCTGATCTAAAAATGGATATTGCCAAACGCACCGTCTATAGAGGTGAAACCCCCATCAAATTGACTGCCAAAGAGTTTACTTTATTACAGCTTTTCTTAGAACGTCAAGGTGAGGTACTGCCACGAACTGTGATTGCCTCGCAAGTATGGGATATAAACTTTGACAGTGATACGAATATCATTGACGTTGCTATAAGACGTTTACGGATCAAAATCGACGACGGCTTTGATATAAAGCTGATTCACACGGTACGCGGGATGGGCTACAGGTTAGAGAACAGTAGCATGGGCGACGATGGCATTAACAAAGACGATCTGATATAA
- a CDS encoding ATP-binding protein produces the protein MRYKFKNRRWSLLWRTVFLLTIFVVISQVIIYIWVQRSVNGHFEQMDSEIITHAAFNLRKRMIALDEQIEPLTASKSQSLIDANHLHSSWLDYDLKTLISDKNGNLLSSDLSNSIDDLPTDFSLLQLRQDYRDQQFMIKINSRHYRAMVIANHEALALIALPIDVHHQYLMQFNRQLSMILIAITLLLVSIAALSVYWGFAPLATIVQKMKSINPEQLHERVVVGNMPLELRPLAESYNLMMEKLESNFESLSRFSDNIAHELRTPLATLGTQTQVMLSTPRASNEYVEQLHHQHDTLEQLSTLINNMLLLAKTQKGLSASQLNRIDTESMFTKLIDYYELIAEDRNISFEKTGNFQAVLGDEGLLQRLFANLMSNAVYYTASDSVIAIEASNIEIATVNHTVTSGKQDIRSSVLKPASFKVVITNRLDQPLTQVEADKLFERFYRHDRTNTMYSGTGLGLSIVQAITNAHNGKVSITIKDEYCFQVSVELMMAR, from the coding sequence ATGAGATATAAATTCAAGAATCGACGCTGGTCCCTTTTATGGCGCACTGTTTTTTTACTGACAATATTTGTTGTCATCTCTCAAGTCATTATTTATATATGGGTTCAGCGCTCTGTTAATGGCCACTTTGAGCAAATGGACTCAGAAATTATCACTCATGCCGCGTTTAATCTGCGCAAACGTATGATTGCCTTGGACGAACAAATAGAGCCACTAACAGCTTCAAAGTCCCAATCACTAATTGATGCCAATCACCTGCATTCTTCCTGGTTAGATTATGATTTAAAAACGCTAATATCAGACAAAAACGGAAATTTATTGTCTAGCGACCTCAGTAATTCCATCGATGATCTACCGACCGATTTTAGCTTGTTACAACTACGGCAGGACTATCGCGATCAGCAGTTTATGATCAAAATCAATAGTAGACATTATCGAGCGATGGTCATTGCAAACCACGAGGCTTTGGCACTTATTGCGCTGCCTATCGATGTTCATCATCAGTATCTCATGCAGTTTAACCGTCAACTGAGTATGATACTGATTGCGATCACACTATTACTGGTGTCAATCGCGGCATTAAGTGTCTATTGGGGGTTTGCGCCACTAGCTACTATTGTCCAAAAAATGAAGAGTATTAATCCTGAACAGCTACATGAAAGAGTGGTGGTCGGGAATATGCCCTTAGAGCTACGACCATTGGCTGAGTCTTATAACTTAATGATGGAGAAGCTGGAAAGTAATTTTGAATCGTTATCGCGCTTTTCAGACAATATTGCCCATGAGCTACGTACTCCGCTAGCGACGCTTGGCACTCAAACCCAAGTGATGTTAAGTACGCCTAGAGCAAGCAATGAATATGTTGAACAGCTGCACCATCAGCATGACACCCTTGAGCAGTTATCTACTCTGATTAATAACATGTTGCTGCTGGCAAAGACACAAAAGGGGCTGTCTGCCTCACAGCTCAATCGGATTGATACTGAGTCAATGTTCACTAAGCTCATTGATTACTATGAGCTAATAGCAGAAGATCGGAATATATCTTTTGAAAAGACGGGCAACTTCCAGGCCGTGCTAGGAGATGAAGGCTTGTTGCAAAGACTGTTCGCTAATCTCATGTCAAATGCCGTTTATTATACCGCTAGTGATAGTGTGATCGCTATTGAAGCCTCTAATATTGAGATAGCCACTGTCAATCATACGGTCACGAGTGGTAAGCAAGATATAAGATCATCTGTGTTAAAGCCTGCCTCTTTTAAGGTAGTGATCACTAATCGCTTGGATCAGCCATTGACTCAAGTAGAGGCCGATAAACTGTTTGAGCGTTTTTATCGTCATGATAGAACGAATACGATGTATTCGGGAACAGGCTTAGGCTTATCCATCGTGCAAGCTATCACCAATGCCCATAATGGCAAGGTGAGCATTACTATCAAAGATGAGTATTGCTTTCAAGTCAGTGTCGAGCTGATGATGGCTAGATAA
- a CDS encoding HlyD family efflux transporter periplasmic adaptor subunit: protein MSDYKYTPTTIKVGRSRLSIWIGLIGIVVLLVWASFAKIDQVTRAKATVIASARTQEIQAPEGGVLTELAVTEGQEVKAGQLLVVLEEERAKAALDNSASNTAALKAKLARLNAEIFEKPLVFTKDVKNYPEYVQNQTALYNRRRQAINEEVSSLEVMLVLAEKELSMNEPLLEYGDVSQADVIKLHRQVADIEAQINNKRNKYFEEAQAEMTKAQEELDTELEQLRDRVHVLEEKRLMSPTDGKIKNINVTTIGGVVKPGEVILQILPTSSDLIIDAKVSPADIAYVKEGQKATVKLDAYDYSIFGAMNGTVSYISPDTLMEQTPKGEEPYYRVLIIITGAEFKGREDSIVIKPGMTASVDIKAMERTVLSYLTKPITKTLSEGMGER, encoded by the coding sequence ATGTCAGACTATAAATATACGCCCACCACCATTAAAGTGGGTCGCTCAAGATTGAGTATTTGGATCGGATTAATCGGCATCGTGGTCTTGCTCGTATGGGCTTCTTTTGCCAAAATCGATCAGGTTACTCGTGCAAAAGCCACTGTGATTGCCAGTGCTCGAACTCAAGAGATTCAAGCCCCAGAAGGCGGTGTCCTGACAGAGCTTGCAGTTACTGAAGGACAGGAAGTGAAGGCCGGACAGCTGCTTGTGGTCTTAGAAGAAGAGCGAGCCAAAGCAGCTTTAGATAACTCTGCCTCTAACACAGCGGCACTAAAGGCCAAGCTGGCTCGACTAAATGCGGAAATTTTTGAGAAGCCTTTGGTTTTCACTAAAGATGTTAAAAATTATCCTGAATACGTCCAAAACCAAACCGCACTTTATAATCGCCGCCGGCAAGCCATCAATGAGGAAGTGTCTTCTCTTGAAGTCATGCTGGTGCTGGCAGAAAAAGAGTTGAGCATGAATGAGCCGTTATTAGAATATGGCGATGTCAGTCAAGCAGATGTGATTAAATTGCACCGTCAAGTGGCTGATATTGAAGCGCAAATTAATAATAAGCGAAATAAATATTTTGAAGAAGCGCAAGCAGAAATGACCAAGGCGCAAGAAGAGCTAGACACTGAGCTTGAGCAACTTCGAGATCGTGTACACGTCTTAGAAGAAAAACGATTGATGTCGCCGACAGATGGCAAAATTAAAAATATCAACGTGACCACTATCGGCGGTGTCGTTAAGCCTGGCGAAGTTATATTGCAAATACTACCGACGAGTAGCGATTTGATCATTGATGCAAAGGTAAGTCCTGCGGATATTGCTTATGTCAAAGAAGGTCAGAAAGCCACCGTGAAGCTTGATGCTTACGACTATTCAATCTTTGGCGCAATGAATGGCACAGTGAGCTATATCAGCCCAGATACCTTGATGGAGCAAACACCGAAAGGAGAGGAGCCTTATTATCGAGTGTTAATTATTATTACCGGTGCTGAGTTTAAGGGTAGAGAGGATAGCATAGTCATCAAACCTGGTATGACTGCTTCTGTCGACATTAAAGCCATGGAGCGGACAGTATTGTCTTACCTAACCAAGCCTATTACGAAGACTTTATCAGAAGGAATGGGTGAGCGTTAA